The Candidatus Binataceae bacterium DNA window CGTGCGCTGCCAGTTGCTCGCGCCGTCGGGACCGAGCGGGCGCGGCAGCTTCGACCATACGTGACGGTCAACGAGGATCGTGTCGAGCGTTCGCGCATGCTCGGCCTGGCGCGCCGCGAGCGCGCGAAGTCCGGCGGCGATATTCGGATAGGTGCAAAGCTCGGCATGCCGGGCGAGGCGGTTTGCGAGTTCCTGATGGCGTCCGGCGATCTCGGCAAGCTCGGAGAGCCTCCGCGCTTCGGGCGCCGGCGTGGCGAAGATGCGTTCGATTATGCTCATCGGATTTCAGACCTGTTTCGCGCCTGAGTCGGGCGGCAGGATCGCGCGCACCAGGAACGATTCCCGCTTGAAGAAGCCGCGCGTGTGGTAGGAGTTGCCGAGCCGGAAGACGGCGTAGTCGAAGTAATGCGCCAGCTCGTGCATCAGAGTCCGCAGAAAAGTTTTGGGCTTGACCACGTCGTGGCGCGCCGCCGTGCGCGTCCACAGCACGATCCGCGGCGCATCGGGGTAAAAGATGCCGTGAAGCTCGCCGCGCTGATTGCGCGGCCGCACGCCTTTTACGTCGATCGGCACGACGCGCACGCCCGCGAGCCGGCATAGTTCGCCCACCAGCGCCTGCGCCGCGCGCCCCGTTCCAGCGAGGTTGCCGCCCTCGAGTAGCGCGATCACCGCCTCGGCGAGGGCGAGCACGGAGGGCCCGGCCGCGAGGTCGAAGCCGTCGATCGCGTCGCTGCGCAGATAGACCTTCTGGTCGCGCGGCGCGAGCCGGTAGAAGAACCCCGGCAGTGCGGGGGTGGCGTCGGCGGCAGCACCGGGTCGCGGCGCGGCGGTGCGCGATCGCGGCGGAGCCGCGCGATGACCGCCGCCTGTTTTCAAAAAACCCCTCGCACGGTGCCTCGCAATAGCCGCCCCGGCTCTCGTATCATCGGAGTCATCCCGTAGTAATCATCCGAGACTCGTAAACGAATACCGGAGAACGCTCGCCTATGGAACTCAGCGCGATCGAAATCGTCAAGCCCGCCGACGCCAACGTCATCATCGGCCAGGCCCACTTCATCAAGACCGTCGAGGACCTGTACGAGGCGGTGATTGGCGCGGTGCCGGCGGTCAAGTTCGGCGTCGCCTTTTGCGAGGCCTCGGGCCCGTGCCTCATCCGCCACACCGGGACCGATGCCGGTCTGGAAGAGGCCGCGGTGGGCGCGGCCAGGATGATCGGCGCGGGTCACGTGTTCGTAATCATGCTCGGCAACGCCTTTCCGATAAACGTGCTCAACCAGGTGAAGGCGGTCGCCGAGGTGTGCACGATCTTCTGCGCCACGGCCAATGATGTGCGCGTGATCGTAGCCGCGGAGAGCGGCGTGCGCGGCGTGCTGGGCGTAATCGACGGCAGTGCGCCCAAGGGTGTCGAGGGGGAGCAGGATCAGGCCGACCGCCGCGCGATGCTGCGCCGCTTCGGTTACAAGCAATAGTCGCGATTTACTTTTCCATGGCTATGCCGGAGGGGTGCTGGAATCGGCGGGCGCGGGCCATTACGCTTTAAGCGATCGCGAGACGAGATCGGAGAACCGATGAATCGAGCCGCCGCCACGTCCACGCCCGAGGCGAAAAAAAAGTCCGCTCCGCGCGAGCCCTGGATTATCAGGACCTACGCCGGTTTCGGCGACGCGCGCCAGGCCAATCGCCGCTTCCTCGAGAATCTGAGCCGCGGCCAGCGCGGACTCTCGATCGCTTTCGACCTGCCCACGCAAAACGGCTACGACCCCGACGCGCCGGTCGCCGCCGGCGAGGTCGGCAAGGCCGGCGTCTCGATCTGCCACTGGCGCGACATGGAGGAGTTGCTCGCCGGGATCGACCTCGGCGCGATCAACACCTCGATGACCATCAACGCGACCGCGCCGTTTCTGCTCGCGCTCTACCTGGTGGTCGCGGAGAAGCGCGGCGTCGCCTGGACGGAGCTCCGCGGCACGACCCAGAACGATCTGCTTAAGGAATTCGTCGCGCGCGGCACCTCGATTTTCCATCCCGAGGTTTCCTTCCGCATCTCGACCGAACTAATCAACTTTGCGGTCGAGCGCGTGCCCAACTGGAATCCAATCAACTGTTGCGGCTACCACTACATGGAGAGCGGCGCCGGCCCGGCCGAGGAGATCGGCTACACCTTCGGCAACGCGATGATGATTCTCGACGCGCTGCGTCCGCGGCTCGCGCCCGAAGCGTTCGAGCAGACCGTGCGGCGCATCTCGTTCTTCATCAATAGCGGTATTGAGCTGGTGCCCGAAATCAGCAAGGTGCGCGCCTACTTCAAGCTCTGGCGCGATCTCTGCCGCGACGAGTACAGCATCGACGGCGTCGCGTTTCGCGCCGGATGCCAGGTGCGCTCGCTGACGCTGACCGAGCGCCAGCCCGAACTGAATATCAT harbors:
- a CDS encoding adenosine-specific kinase, which produces MELSAIEIVKPADANVIIGQAHFIKTVEDLYEAVIGAVPAVKFGVAFCEASGPCLIRHTGTDAGLEEAAVGAARMIGAGHVFVIMLGNAFPINVLNQVKAVAEVCTIFCATANDVRVIVAAESGVRGVLGVIDGSAPKGVEGEQDQADRRAMLRRFGYKQ